A single genomic interval of Bacillus sp. es.036 harbors:
- a CDS encoding Gfo/Idh/MocA family protein, translating into MKKLKVAVIGCGSIARRRHLPEYNAEKNVEIVAVCDVVKERADEMVSLYGGTAYTDYHSLLEDEAIDAVSVCLPNALHAPVSIAALNAGKHVLCEKPMATSREEAEAMNWAAEVNGKKLMIAHNQRFVASHVKAKELIESGEVGKIYSFRTTFGHPGPEQWSIDGAGSWFFDKERAFIGAMGDLGVHKSDLMRYLLGEIVEVGAFVETNAKENTDLDDNAVCILKTENGVIGTLTASWSYVSGGDNSTVIYGENAVLRLEDDPQHSLVVQYKNGDVVKYELQKIQTNEAGGQQSTHVIEKFVECLMNDTIPAVSGEEGMKSLQVILAALEANETKRVVEVGVERAIK; encoded by the coding sequence ATGAAAAAGTTGAAAGTAGCGGTTATCGGATGTGGAAGTATTGCGAGGCGTCGTCATTTGCCAGAGTACAATGCGGAGAAGAATGTGGAAATTGTTGCGGTTTGTGACGTGGTGAAGGAACGAGCAGATGAAATGGTGAGTTTATATGGTGGTACAGCTTATACGGATTATCATTCTTTACTTGAGGATGAAGCGATTGATGCAGTAAGTGTGTGTTTACCGAACGCATTGCACGCGCCTGTCTCTATTGCGGCATTAAATGCTGGAAAACACGTTCTCTGTGAAAAGCCGATGGCCACTTCGCGTGAGGAGGCGGAAGCGATGAATTGGGCAGCTGAAGTAAACGGCAAGAAGCTGATGATTGCACATAATCAGCGATTCGTTGCCTCACACGTAAAAGCGAAGGAGTTAATTGAAAGTGGTGAGGTTGGGAAGATCTACAGCTTCCGCACAACATTTGGTCATCCAGGTCCAGAGCAGTGGAGTATTGATGGAGCGGGAAGCTGGTTCTTTGATAAAGAGCGAGCGTTTATTGGTGCGATGGGAGACCTTGGTGTACATAAGTCAGATCTCATGCGCTACTTACTGGGAGAAATTGTTGAGGTAGGCGCGTTTGTAGAAACGAATGCGAAGGAAAACACAGATTTGGATGATAACGCGGTCTGTATTCTTAAGACGGAAAATGGAGTAATCGGGACCTTGACTGCAAGCTGGTCTTACGTCTCTGGGGGTGATAACTCAACCGTGATCTATGGGGAGAATGCGGTGCTTCGTCTAGAAGATGATCCGCAACATTCACTGGTTGTTCAGTATAAGAATGGTGACGTGGTAAAATATGAACTTCAGAAAATCCAAACGAATGAAGCAGGCGGACAGCAATCAACTCACGTGATCGAGAAATTTGTGGAATGTCTGATGAACGATACCATTCCAGCCGTTAGCGGGGAAGAAGGGATGAAGTCGTTGCAGGTGATATTAGCTGCGTTGGAAGCGAACGAAACGAAGCGGGTGGTTGAGGTAGGAGTTGAACGAGCGATTAAGTAA
- a CDS encoding Gfo/Idh/MocA family protein gives MKKIHIGVIGCGNISDIYLTNLREMESLEVVAVADLNHVKAVEKAEKYSIPHVLSVDELLETEAIDLVLNLTIPEAHAEVSLRVLEAGKHVYSEKPLAITLEDGAKVLAKAKEKGLFVGVAPDTFLGGGLQTCKKLIEDGAIGEPVAATAFMMGHGPESWHPDPEFFYRAGAGPMFDMGPYYLTALINLIGPVHRLTGSARITSPERTITSEPKYGQKINVETPTHVAGILDFENGAIGTMITSFDVWGSKTPFLEIYGTNGSLSVPDPNTFGGPVLLRKPGETEWAEVAFTHGSLENSRGIGVLDMVDALHSGREPRASGELAYHVLEIMHGIHESSGKGVRYEMTSTCKQPEALPSEILS, from the coding sequence ATGAAAAAGATTCACATAGGTGTCATTGGTTGTGGCAATATTAGCGATATTTATTTAACGAATCTTCGTGAGATGGAAAGTCTCGAAGTCGTTGCAGTGGCCGATTTGAACCATGTTAAAGCAGTGGAAAAAGCAGAGAAATATAGCATTCCTCATGTTCTAAGCGTGGATGAACTTTTGGAAACTGAAGCCATTGATCTCGTGCTAAATTTAACCATACCGGAAGCACATGCGGAAGTAAGTCTACGAGTATTAGAAGCAGGAAAGCATGTGTATTCAGAAAAACCGCTCGCGATTACGCTTGAGGATGGGGCGAAGGTGTTAGCTAAAGCGAAGGAAAAGGGCCTTTTCGTCGGTGTGGCGCCGGATACGTTTCTCGGTGGTGGACTTCAGACATGCAAGAAGCTGATTGAGGACGGTGCGATTGGTGAACCTGTTGCTGCAACGGCCTTTATGATGGGACATGGGCCGGAAAGTTGGCATCCTGACCCGGAATTTTTCTATCGTGCAGGTGCAGGTCCGATGTTTGATATGGGCCCTTATTATTTAACGGCGCTAATCAATTTAATTGGACCAGTTCATCGCTTAACAGGCTCAGCGCGGATCACGTCACCTGAACGGACAATTACAAGCGAACCGAAGTACGGCCAGAAAATAAACGTTGAAACGCCAACGCATGTTGCGGGAATTCTTGATTTTGAAAATGGTGCCATTGGCACAATGATTACGAGCTTTGACGTATGGGGATCGAAAACCCCTTTTCTAGAAATCTATGGAACAAATGGCTCGCTGAGTGTACCAGATCCGAATACGTTTGGCGGGCCGGTGCTTTTGCGAAAACCTGGTGAGACGGAATGGGCGGAAGTTGCTTTCACCCACGGATCTCTTGAAAATAGCCGTGGTATTGGTGTGTTGGATATGGTGGACGCTTTACACTCTGGACGTGAACCGAGGGCAAGTGGCGAGCTCGCTTATCATGTTCTTGAAATCATGCATGGCATTCATGAGTCTTCAGGGAAGGGTGTGCGTTATGAGATGACAAGTACATGCAAACAACCTGAAGCGCTGCCGAGTGAGATTTTATCTTAA
- a CDS encoding carbohydrate ABC transporter permease, with the protein MVQSLRKVPLYLIGLVLLVFTGYPFVYMISTSLKDQSTFFERPFAIFTSIEWGNYADVFQMGLTRYFLNSIMVSVAAVVAVMLIAALASYPLSRMNFRFNRGLFLLFISGMMLPIHATLIPIFKLSQNMGLYDSLLALLGPYIAFSLPISIFILTQFMQEIPKSLEEAAKIDGCSHFGIFWRIILPMLTPALMTVFIYNFIHLWNEFIFALVLISSPENMTLPLGLQDFYGEFSVNVPGLMAALTLASLPMLVVYLFSQEKVVKGLTGGAVKG; encoded by the coding sequence ATGGTCCAATCACTCAGAAAGGTGCCTTTATATTTAATCGGTTTGGTGCTACTCGTATTCACCGGCTATCCGTTTGTTTATATGATTTCGACTTCGTTAAAAGATCAGAGCACATTCTTTGAGAGACCGTTTGCCATTTTTACATCGATTGAATGGGGAAACTACGCGGACGTTTTTCAGATGGGCTTAACGCGTTATTTCTTGAACAGTATTATGGTGTCGGTAGCAGCAGTCGTGGCTGTGATGTTGATTGCAGCGCTTGCAAGCTATCCATTAAGCAGAATGAATTTTCGTTTTAATCGTGGCCTCTTTCTCCTCTTCATCTCGGGAATGATGCTTCCGATTCATGCGACGCTGATTCCAATCTTCAAACTCTCTCAAAATATGGGGTTATATGATTCATTACTAGCGTTGCTTGGTCCGTACATTGCCTTCAGTCTACCCATTTCTATTTTTATTTTAACGCAGTTTATGCAGGAAATTCCGAAGTCATTGGAAGAAGCAGCGAAGATCGATGGATGCTCTCATTTCGGTATCTTCTGGCGCATTATTCTTCCGATGTTAACCCCCGCCCTCATGACGGTTTTTATTTATAACTTTATCCATCTTTGGAACGAATTTATCTTTGCGCTAGTCCTCATTTCGAGTCCTGAAAATATGACACTTCCACTTGGATTACAAGATTTCTACGGGGAGTTCTCAGTTAATGTGCCTGGTTTAATGGCGGCATTAACACTTGCTAGTCTACCAATGCTCGTCGTATATCTGTTCTCGCAAGAAAAAGTGGTGAAGGGACTAACAGGCGGTGCTGTTAAAGGATAA
- a CDS encoding carbohydrate ABC transporter permease: METVEVTRSSETTAVRQVKKKNMRKAVTISLFTAPALIVYLVYVVYPILSTLSYSFYSWDGTSDKTFIGLDNYVQLFHDAIFWTSLTNNAWVIITSVFVQIPLGMIMALMLFAPIRGIRLFSSVYFLPFLMSTVAIGLLWVYMFDPINGIINQLINFLGFENVAWLSDENTALIAILLVVVWQFSPFYMILFKAAMVGIGEELYESAEIDGANSWQKFFHITLPLLMPTIVSSSILAIVGSLKAFDIFYIMTGGGPNHATELMGTYMFKQAFINFNMGYASAIAFIMFLIALVVTILIQVVDYNRKKKGAF, from the coding sequence ATGGAAACAGTTGAGGTGACGAGAAGCAGCGAGACGACGGCTGTCCGTCAAGTAAAGAAGAAGAATATGAGGAAAGCGGTCACGATAAGTCTGTTCACTGCACCAGCGCTAATTGTTTACTTGGTCTATGTCGTCTACCCGATTCTATCTACCTTGAGCTATAGCTTTTACAGTTGGGATGGCACAAGTGATAAGACGTTCATTGGTCTTGATAATTATGTCCAATTATTTCACGATGCAATTTTTTGGACCTCACTTACGAACAATGCATGGGTAATCATTACATCTGTTTTTGTTCAAATTCCACTTGGGATGATCATGGCTTTAATGTTATTTGCACCAATTCGAGGAATTCGGCTATTTAGCAGTGTGTATTTCCTCCCGTTCTTGATGTCGACGGTAGCGATCGGTTTGCTGTGGGTTTATATGTTCGACCCGATTAACGGCATTATTAATCAGCTTATTAATTTTCTTGGATTTGAGAATGTGGCATGGCTGAGTGATGAAAATACGGCCTTAATTGCGATTCTACTCGTTGTTGTCTGGCAATTCTCGCCTTTCTATATGATTCTTTTCAAAGCCGCTATGGTTGGGATTGGAGAAGAACTCTATGAATCTGCGGAAATTGATGGAGCGAATTCGTGGCAGAAGTTTTTTCATATTACTTTGCCGCTACTTATGCCGACCATTGTTAGTTCATCCATCCTGGCGATAGTAGGTTCATTGAAAGCATTCGATATCTTCTACATTATGACCGGCGGTGGACCAAACCATGCGACGGAGTTAATGGGAACTTACATGTTCAAACAGGCTTTTATCAACTTTAATATGGGCTATGCAAGTGCGATTGCGTTTATTATGTTTTTGATCGCGCTCGTCGTTACAATCCTGATCCAAGTTGTTGATTATAATCGCAAGAAGAAAGGAGCTTTCTAA
- a CDS encoding extracellular solute-binding protein yields MKKVTALLSVMVLLLLAACGGNQGASGNADSGDEKVIEVWHIETGEREKLFQEVAKQFEEDHDGVKVKLLQTPNDAYKQKLAVSMSGGNPPDVFQSWGGGWLKHFVDQGNVQDITENVDQDHYLEMALNNGTFDDKVYGVPLGLSLDVIFYNKEIFEKYNLEEPKTYEEFTEIIKTLKENDVTPLALTNKTKWPGAYYLMNFASRIGGPDLFESAFNREGRGFDDPAYVEAGEYIQELVKMDAFNEGFNGIPYDEGRGRQLMYSGQAAMMDMTISFLNNVREEAPQFEDQLGFFVFPTIAGGEGNETQVGGATGPVWSVAKESKNPDLAAEFIQALTSKEAAQKFTDRTGTLAAVKDVVPEDEFVKQFYDVAQNASHIQMPYDQTLPPELAELHKDTTQALFGLSMTPEEAANKMEAKAEELLE; encoded by the coding sequence ATGAAGAAAGTAACGGCTTTATTATCGGTTATGGTGTTGTTGCTGTTAGCCGCGTGTGGGGGAAATCAAGGTGCTTCAGGAAATGCGGATAGTGGAGATGAGAAAGTCATTGAGGTTTGGCACATTGAAACAGGTGAACGGGAAAAACTTTTTCAGGAAGTCGCGAAACAGTTTGAAGAAGATCATGATGGCGTAAAGGTAAAGTTGCTTCAAACGCCTAATGATGCGTATAAACAAAAACTGGCTGTTTCAATGTCAGGGGGCAACCCGCCGGACGTATTCCAGAGCTGGGGTGGCGGTTGGTTGAAGCATTTCGTTGATCAAGGAAATGTGCAAGATATTACAGAAAATGTGGATCAAGATCATTACTTAGAAATGGCGTTAAATAATGGAACTTTCGATGACAAGGTGTATGGTGTTCCCCTAGGGTTATCACTGGATGTGATTTTTTATAACAAAGAAATCTTTGAAAAGTATAATCTTGAGGAACCAAAAACATATGAAGAATTTACTGAAATTATCAAGACATTGAAAGAAAATGACGTTACACCGCTTGCTTTAACGAATAAAACAAAGTGGCCGGGAGCGTATTATTTAATGAACTTTGCCAGTCGTATTGGTGGTCCTGACTTATTTGAAAGCGCATTCAATCGAGAGGGACGCGGGTTTGATGATCCAGCTTATGTGGAAGCGGGCGAATACATTCAAGAACTCGTCAAAATGGATGCTTTTAACGAGGGCTTTAATGGTATTCCTTATGATGAAGGTCGCGGTCGTCAGCTCATGTATTCTGGTCAGGCTGCTATGATGGATATGACGATTTCTTTTCTAAATAACGTCAGAGAAGAAGCGCCGCAGTTCGAAGATCAACTTGGTTTCTTTGTGTTCCCAACAATTGCTGGTGGGGAAGGAAATGAAACACAGGTCGGTGGAGCTACAGGGCCTGTTTGGTCAGTAGCAAAAGAATCTAAAAATCCTGATTTAGCTGCTGAATTTATTCAGGCGCTAACTAGTAAAGAAGCAGCACAGAAATTCACGGATCGTACAGGAACGCTTGCTGCCGTGAAGGATGTTGTGCCAGAGGATGAATTTGTTAAACAGTTCTATGATGTCGCGCAAAATGCCTCCCATATTCAAATGCCTTATGATCAAACGCTTCCTCCAGAGCTTGCAGAACTTCATAAAGATACAACTCAGGCACTATTCGGCCTATCGATGACGCCAGAAGAAGCTGCTAACAAAATGGAAGCAAAGGCGGAAGAGCTGCTTGAATAA
- a CDS encoding sugar phosphate isomerase/epimerase family protein, producing the protein MANIPVAVQMYTLREESEKDFAGTLKRVADIGYQGVEFAGYYDMTPKELRKLIDSLGLKAASSHIPLDALKSDLSQVIKAQHDLGSHKVVCPFLAPELRNEKGYAELIQTLNDVGKECAKEGLSLCYHNHDFELERFSSGKTALETIFDETNPEWVNAEFDIYWLTRAGENPVDWMKRYQDRTPLVHLKDMTTDGEQFFAELGTGGVDLNAVLHQGDQSNVDWWIVEQDKCKRSPFESIEMSLNYFLSKHS; encoded by the coding sequence ATGGCAAATATACCTGTTGCAGTACAGATGTACACGTTGAGAGAGGAAAGTGAGAAAGATTTTGCGGGGACTTTGAAAAGGGTGGCCGACATTGGTTATCAAGGCGTAGAGTTTGCTGGATATTATGATATGACTCCGAAGGAATTGAGAAAGCTGATTGATAGTCTTGGACTTAAAGCGGCATCAAGCCATATTCCTCTTGATGCGTTAAAGAGCGATTTGAGTCAGGTCATAAAGGCTCAGCATGATCTCGGGAGTCACAAAGTTGTTTGTCCATTTCTAGCACCTGAGCTACGTAATGAAAAAGGGTATGCAGAGCTGATTCAAACTTTGAATGATGTTGGAAAGGAATGCGCGAAAGAAGGTCTTTCGTTATGCTATCACAATCATGATTTTGAATTAGAGCGTTTTTCGAGCGGGAAAACAGCCCTTGAAACGATTTTTGATGAAACGAATCCGGAATGGGTAAATGCAGAATTTGATATTTATTGGCTAACACGTGCTGGCGAGAATCCGGTTGATTGGATGAAGCGATATCAAGATCGCACACCTCTTGTTCATCTAAAGGATATGACAACGGATGGCGAGCAGTTCTTCGCTGAACTTGGGACAGGTGGGGTTGATCTTAATGCCGTTCTTCATCAAGGTGATCAGTCGAATGTTGACTGGTGGATTGTTGAACAGGATAAATGTAAACGCTCTCCTTTTGAAAGTATTGAAATGAGTTTGAACTATTTCCTTAGCAAGCATTCATAA
- a CDS encoding LacI family DNA-binding transcriptional regulator: protein MANMTDVAKLASVSTATVSRVIQNPEAVKEKTRVKVLQAIEELNYQPNILARYFRRTETKTILVVVPSIANNVFPQMIAGIDLVANQYGYKVLLGNTYQDPEKAYSYIEELKQKQVDGMILLTTRLDNDVITDIAERYPVVLTSDFIEGLNVPTVAIDNISSSREAVEHLVQLGHSRIGMITGPLNSLLSRDRLKGYRQALFANEIAIEGVLIQEGDHTYESGYNQMNKFLALEDPPTAIFAANDSMAMGAIKAVKDQNMKVPEDVAVVGFDNIQFSKIFEPALTTIAQPLMEMGKRSMELLLKQIKGEPLTKKQLVLDTKLIVRDSCGAKEV from the coding sequence ATGGCAAATATGACAGACGTGGCAAAACTTGCAAGTGTTTCGACAGCGACTGTGTCGAGAGTGATTCAGAACCCTGAAGCCGTGAAAGAGAAGACACGAGTAAAGGTGCTTCAGGCAATTGAAGAGCTTAATTATCAGCCGAATATTTTAGCGCGTTATTTTAGAAGGACTGAAACGAAAACCATTCTTGTAGTGGTGCCCTCAATTGCGAATAATGTTTTTCCGCAAATGATTGCAGGTATAGACCTTGTTGCAAATCAGTATGGATACAAGGTTTTGCTTGGCAATACCTATCAAGATCCTGAAAAAGCATACAGTTACATTGAAGAGCTAAAGCAGAAACAAGTGGATGGCATGATTTTATTAACGACAAGGCTTGATAATGACGTGATTACAGACATTGCTGAACGCTATCCCGTTGTGCTAACTTCAGATTTTATTGAAGGATTAAATGTTCCGACAGTAGCGATCGATAATATTAGTAGTTCTCGTGAAGCAGTGGAACATTTAGTTCAACTCGGCCATAGTCGAATCGGAATGATTACCGGACCGCTAAACAGTTTGCTTAGTAGAGATCGTTTAAAAGGTTATCGACAAGCGCTTTTTGCGAATGAAATCGCGATTGAAGGCGTGCTGATCCAGGAAGGGGACCACACGTATGAGTCAGGATATAACCAGATGAATAAGTTTCTGGCATTGGAGGACCCGCCGACTGCTATTTTTGCTGCGAATGATAGTATGGCGATGGGGGCGATCAAGGCAGTAAAAGACCAGAACATGAAAGTACCGGAAGATGTTGCGGTTGTGGGTTTTGATAACATACAGTTCTCAAAAATCTTTGAACCAGCGCTTACTACAATTGCGCAGCCTTTAATGGAAATGGGAAAACGATCAATGGAGCTTCTATTGAAACAAATTAAAGGTGAACCGTTAACGAAGAAACAGCTCGTTCTAGATACAAAACTGATTGTTCGAGATTCGTGTGGTGCGAAAGAGGTTTAG
- a CDS encoding acyltransferase family protein, producing MQKANRGHKEIIFLSAITCLFLILVHVSEQFFFGEKQPLNEISSIPYQLTQIGIAMFAVIVGLYLFEKSGNKKREKPLNSFEVSKVVLLFALWSLFYLVLLKIVMNAEMFTGWKDSFFHIAMGNSFYHLFFISVVLQFLLIFPVLKLVQSKLGWSLLVVLSGVIHYYFLSPELTGENEFFAQEGLLLKWIFFFVFGGLLARHWDGVQSFLNKFNQLGFITLIGFIGFQTLYYFMYGSIFQQEWSLMITVPIIMMSLLGIYHSVRKVVLLDIFFHSIGENTVGLYFVYPLIIFTYSSILPDAMWHKEYFVLVFTLVLGTSVFVSKAAKLFLFNIRGMKSPFAKTKMMSQQELRIN from the coding sequence ATGCAGAAAGCGAATCGAGGTCATAAAGAAATCATTTTTCTAAGTGCGATTACTTGTTTGTTTCTAATACTCGTTCATGTTTCGGAACAGTTTTTCTTCGGAGAAAAACAGCCGTTGAATGAAATTAGTTCCATTCCATATCAACTCACTCAAATTGGCATCGCGATGTTTGCGGTGATCGTTGGGTTATATTTATTTGAAAAATCGGGGAATAAGAAAAGAGAGAAGCCGTTAAATTCTTTTGAGGTTTCAAAAGTTGTTCTTTTATTCGCTCTCTGGAGCCTTTTCTATCTTGTTCTTTTAAAAATCGTAATGAATGCAGAGATGTTTACCGGGTGGAAAGATTCTTTCTTTCATATTGCGATGGGTAATTCCTTTTACCATTTGTTTTTTATTTCAGTCGTTCTGCAATTTCTTCTCATTTTTCCTGTGCTGAAACTTGTTCAATCTAAACTCGGTTGGTCGCTTTTAGTGGTTCTTTCTGGAGTGATTCATTACTATTTTCTATCTCCTGAATTAACTGGAGAAAATGAATTTTTTGCACAAGAGGGTTTGCTGTTGAAGTGGATTTTCTTCTTTGTATTTGGAGGTCTCTTAGCTCGTCACTGGGATGGTGTACAGAGCTTTCTGAATAAGTTTAATCAATTAGGATTTATCACATTAATTGGATTCATTGGTTTCCAGACTTTGTATTATTTCATGTATGGCTCTATTTTTCAGCAAGAATGGTCTCTGATGATCACAGTGCCGATCATCATGATGTCATTACTCGGAATCTATCATTCCGTTAGAAAAGTGGTACTGCTTGATATTTTCTTTCATTCTATCGGTGAAAACACTGTAGGACTCTACTTTGTCTACCCACTGATTATTTTCACTTATTCGAGCATCTTACCAGATGCTATGTGGCATAAAGAATATTTTGTTCTTGTTTTCACATTAGTGCTCGGAACTTCTGTTTTCGTTAGTAAGGCAGCAAAGCTATTTTTATTCAACATTAGAGGGATGAAAAGTCCCTTTGCTAAAACGAAAATGATGAGTCAGCAGGAACTTCGAATTAATTAA
- a CDS encoding DUF1659 domain-containing protein: MATASLMDTQLRLVLEVGVDENGKSIFRSKNFNNVKTSATPDALFAIALALAPLQQHNLFAVERNDSSDLQA; encoded by the coding sequence ATGGCAACAGCATCTCTCATGGATACGCAGCTTCGCCTTGTTCTTGAAGTAGGCGTTGATGAAAACGGCAAGTCAATCTTTCGTAGTAAGAACTTCAACAACGTGAAAACATCCGCTACGCCTGATGCGCTCTTCGCGATCGCATTAGCGCTAGCGCCGCTTCAACAGCACAACTTATTTGCAGTCGAACGCAATGACTCATCGGATCTTCAGGCATAG
- a CDS encoding DUF2922 domain-containing protein yields MAKTLELQFNTRDNKPFSITLADPVEPVNPVTIAAAMDAIIMQNCFTTSGGDVVAKKGARIIERNENDIIIG; encoded by the coding sequence ATGGCGAAAACACTTGAACTTCAATTCAATACTCGTGACAACAAACCATTTTCCATCACACTGGCTGATCCAGTTGAACCCGTCAATCCAGTAACCATTGCCGCAGCAATGGATGCGATCATCATGCAAAACTGCTTCACAACAAGCGGCGGTGATGTTGTGGCTAAGAAAGGCGCGCGCATCATTGAACGAAACGAAAACGACATTATCATTGGCTAA
- a CDS encoding plasmid pRiA4b ORF-3 family protein: MLIQCTKKLLQELKVDVVTEVDEDPLHSWHANLIKLGRKKVVVFTNDQNRYAIVLYGVKAKDLKKLDELLLEGMERAFEAEGIKQEIIDQLIQNAGKTSYAKTKNPTTVARLNKACENVEFGEDMIDPDSLFQEELSQWVSSMMYGDGKNSYIHPNEELYKDLEKLSGAPIFNTEAVELKVTLELRDYTIWRRLRIPTNTTFSHFHRILQAAFGWMDSHLHDFMIYSTENELPLVNLVSSTHAFEFQGETTMVLESGKKLSDYLPSQMVYTYDYGDYWVHRIEVEKIIETAHSNVPVCLDGEGSAPPEDVGGEGGFEEFLHIIRDPIHSDYEHMVSWGAAQGYEPFDRDEVNFWLKK, encoded by the coding sequence ATGTTAATTCAATGCACTAAGAAATTATTGCAAGAATTAAAGGTTGATGTTGTGACGGAGGTGGATGAAGATCCGCTACATTCCTGGCATGCTAACTTGATTAAACTTGGTCGTAAGAAGGTTGTGGTTTTTACGAATGACCAAAACCGCTATGCGATTGTGCTATACGGTGTTAAAGCAAAAGATCTGAAGAAGTTGGACGAACTGCTGCTAGAAGGAATGGAACGAGCGTTTGAAGCAGAAGGGATTAAGCAGGAGATCATTGATCAATTGATTCAGAACGCAGGAAAGACCTCTTATGCAAAAACAAAAAATCCGACAACGGTTGCCCGTTTAAACAAAGCTTGTGAAAATGTTGAATTTGGTGAAGATATGATTGATCCTGACTCGCTGTTTCAAGAGGAGTTGAGTCAGTGGGTTAGTAGTATGATGTATGGCGACGGAAAAAATAGCTACATTCATCCAAATGAGGAATTATATAAGGATCTAGAGAAACTTTCTGGAGCCCCGATTTTTAATACGGAGGCCGTTGAATTAAAAGTAACACTCGAACTTAGGGATTATACGATTTGGCGAAGGTTAAGGATTCCGACGAATACGACTTTCTCCCACTTTCATCGCATCCTACAAGCTGCATTCGGATGGATGGATAGCCATCTTCATGATTTTATGATTTACTCGACTGAAAATGAGCTGCCACTCGTGAACTTAGTCAGCAGTACCCATGCCTTTGAATTTCAAGGAGAGACAACAATGGTTCTAGAGTCAGGGAAGAAACTTTCGGATTACTTGCCTTCGCAAATGGTGTATACGTATGACTATGGCGATTACTGGGTGCATAGGATTGAGGTTGAAAAAATTATTGAAACCGCTCATTCGAATGTTCCAGTCTGTCTTGATGGAGAAGGTAGTGCCCCTCCAGAAGATGTTGGTGGAGAAGGCGGCTTTGAGGAATTTCTCCATATTATTCGTGATCCTATTCATTCTGACTATGAGCATATGGTGAGCTGGGGTGCCGCCCAAGGGTATGAGCCGTTTGATCGGGATGAAGTTAATTTTTGGTTGAAGAAATAA